The Gemmatimonadaceae bacterium genome contains a region encoding:
- a CDS encoding response regulator, with amino-acid sequence MPSFPKLGQPPKQVLWVDDEAELLEPHRLFLADKGYDVTVATNADDAVELIRRRPFDVLLLDEQMPGKRGMEAFREVRELSPTLPVVMVTKSEDDATLREALGANVRDYLVKPVSPRQVLTAVTKILEGSRIRKQAVARAFVDRFRAIEHERHGALDWRGWIERFDELMRWDVDLADAGEMGLYESLRGLYPDLQREFAGFMQRAYPRWLRELEGDRPPLSIDIVPEFVLPVLQRQKRVMLVVVDCMRVDQWRILEPTLTSLFDVETTHYFAVLPTATPYSRNALFSGLFPGEIAARFPDWWGERDDETLNAHERDLLEAQVRELRIGAPVRYQKISTPYDSEELERHLANAIAPEGISAFVFNFVDLLTHGRSESAILFEVAKDEIALRQLTLQWFQRSSLLSLLKEAARKKVHVVLTSDHGSIHCTTPATVFAKRDATQNLRYKFGEDLRAERPEQALLFPNEDALRLPRRGLGANTLMAVGNTFFVYPTKLREYQSRYRGSFLHGGVTPEEVIVPLALLTPRA; translated from the coding sequence ATGCCGTCGTTCCCGAAGCTCGGCCAGCCACCGAAGCAGGTCCTGTGGGTCGATGATGAGGCCGAACTGCTCGAGCCGCATCGCCTGTTCCTCGCCGACAAGGGGTACGACGTCACCGTGGCGACCAACGCCGACGACGCGGTGGAACTCATCCGGCGGCGCCCCTTCGACGTCCTGCTTCTCGACGAGCAGATGCCGGGAAAGCGCGGCATGGAGGCCTTTCGCGAGGTGCGCGAGCTGTCCCCCACGCTCCCGGTCGTCATGGTCACCAAGAGCGAGGACGACGCCACGCTCCGCGAGGCGTTAGGCGCCAACGTCCGCGACTACCTCGTCAAACCGGTGTCGCCGCGACAGGTGCTCACCGCGGTCACGAAGATCCTGGAAGGGTCGAGGATCAGGAAGCAGGCCGTGGCGCGCGCCTTCGTGGACCGTTTTCGCGCCATCGAGCACGAACGTCACGGGGCGCTCGACTGGCGCGGATGGATCGAGCGCTTCGACGAGTTGATGCGCTGGGACGTGGACCTGGCCGATGCCGGGGAGATGGGGCTCTACGAGTCGTTGCGCGGCCTGTATCCCGACTTGCAGCGCGAGTTCGCCGGCTTCATGCAGCGCGCCTATCCACGCTGGCTGCGTGAACTCGAGGGCGATCGGCCCCCGCTGTCGATCGACATCGTCCCCGAGTTCGTCCTCCCCGTGCTGCAGCGCCAGAAGCGCGTGATGCTGGTGGTGGTGGACTGCATGCGTGTCGACCAGTGGCGCATCCTGGAGCCCACGCTCACCTCGCTGTTCGACGTGGAGACGACGCACTATTTCGCCGTCCTCCCCACGGCGACGCCGTATTCGCGCAACGCGCTCTTCAGCGGGCTCTTTCCCGGCGAGATCGCGGCGCGTTTTCCCGACTGGTGGGGCGAACGCGACGACGAGACGCTCAACGCGCACGAACGCGACCTGCTGGAGGCGCAGGTGCGGGAGCTGCGCATCGGCGCGCCCGTGCGCTACCAGAAGATCTCGACGCCGTACGACTCCGAGGAGTTGGAGCGGCACCTGGCCAACGCCATCGCGCCCGAGGGGATCAGCGCCTTCGTCTTCAACTTCGTCGACCTGCTCACGCACGGACGTTCGGAGTCGGCGATCCTGTTCGAGGTGGCGAAGGATGAGATCGCGCTCCGGCAGCTCACGCTGCAGTGGTTCCAGCGCTCGTCGCTCCTGTCGCTGCTCAAGGAGGCGGCGCGCAAGAAGGTCCACGTCGTGCTCACGAGCGATCACGGCTCGATTCACTGCACGACACCGGCGACGGTCTTCGCCAAGCGCGACGCGACGCAGAACCTGCGCTACAAGTTCGGCGAGGACCTGCGCGCCGAGCGGCCGGAGCAGGCGCTCCTCTTTCCCAACGAGGATGCGTTGCGGCTGCCGAGGCGCGGGCTGGGGGCCAACACCCTGATGGCGGTCGGGAACACCTTCTTCGTGTATCCCACCAAGCTGCGCGAGTACCAGAGCCGGTATCGCGGGTCGTTCCTCCATGGCGGCGTGACGCCGGAGGAAGTGATCGTCCCGCTGGCCCTGCTGACGCCCAGGGCGTGA
- a CDS encoding ABC transporter ATP-binding protein: MTATVACNIGAALLDVFSFTLLIPFLDALFGTQTVGRVSAIQQRIVGAFLRSGDAMGSLRNIIIVILIAVTLKNVLVWLSGQFGAALQEYVTRDLRNTLYAHLQRLPLAYFTRTRAGQILARVLQDTQQTKQVITEAVTRSIQSAAMVITSIVAMFIMSWRLSLLALVVAPLLIGLLQPILRKLRKGHKRLGNQYGEMTSVVQEAVSGMRLVKSYRGEAYEEGRFREASDRYSRGMVKVTRLAFLAQPITETVATVIAMLILLVGARQVQVEGTLTGSELIAFLAIVMRMLQPLKQLSQVPTVAQQSLAAAERLFEVFDQPTEVARDRGTRDVADAVGTVTFEGVGFAYDDEPVLRDVSFTARRGEVIALVGPSGAGKSTLVDLIPRFYDPTQGRILLDGIDTREIRLASLRALTGIVSQDTVLFNDTVRANIAYGAPGKYTPAQVEAAARAANAHDFIVALPEGYETVLGERGTRLSGGQRQRLAIARALLADPPILILDEATSALDTESERLVQEAIDRLLSGRTVFVIAHRLSTIQHASQILVLERGLVVERGTHDSLLSLGGTYRRLHALQFAERVAAGAT; this comes from the coding sequence ATGACGGCGACCGTCGCCTGCAACATCGGGGCGGCGTTGCTCGACGTCTTCTCGTTCACGCTGCTGATCCCGTTCCTCGATGCCCTGTTCGGGACGCAGACGGTGGGACGCGTGTCCGCCATCCAGCAACGGATCGTTGGGGCCTTCCTGCGTTCCGGCGACGCGATGGGATCGCTGCGCAACATCATCATCGTCATCCTCATCGCCGTCACCCTCAAGAACGTCCTGGTCTGGCTCAGCGGACAGTTCGGCGCGGCGCTGCAGGAGTACGTGACGCGCGACCTGCGCAACACGCTGTACGCGCACCTGCAACGCCTCCCGCTCGCCTACTTCACGCGCACCAGGGCGGGGCAGATCCTCGCCCGCGTCCTGCAGGACACGCAGCAGACCAAGCAGGTCATCACCGAGGCGGTCACGCGTTCCATCCAGAGCGCGGCGATGGTGATCACGTCGATCGTCGCGATGTTCATCATGTCGTGGCGCCTGTCGCTGCTGGCGCTCGTCGTTGCCCCGCTCCTCATCGGGCTGCTGCAGCCGATCCTGCGCAAGCTGCGCAAGGGGCACAAGCGACTCGGCAACCAGTACGGCGAGATGACGAGCGTGGTGCAGGAAGCCGTCAGCGGCATGCGCCTCGTGAAGTCGTACCGCGGCGAAGCGTACGAGGAGGGGCGCTTTCGCGAGGCAAGTGACCGCTACTCGCGCGGGATGGTGAAGGTGACGCGCCTGGCCTTCCTCGCCCAGCCCATCACGGAGACGGTGGCCACGGTCATCGCCATGCTCATCCTCCTCGTCGGTGCCCGACAGGTGCAAGTCGAGGGGACGCTCACGGGGTCGGAGCTGATCGCCTTCCTCGCCATCGTGATGCGCATGTTGCAGCCGCTCAAGCAGCTGTCGCAGGTGCCGACGGTGGCGCAGCAATCGCTGGCCGCCGCGGAGCGACTGTTCGAGGTCTTCGACCAGCCCACCGAGGTGGCGCGCGACCGCGGGACGCGCGACGTGGCCGACGCCGTCGGGACGGTGACCTTCGAGGGCGTGGGCTTTGCCTACGACGACGAGCCGGTGCTGCGCGACGTCTCGTTCACGGCGCGGCGCGGCGAGGTGATCGCGCTCGTGGGGCCGAGCGGGGCGGGGAAGAGCACGCTCGTCGACCTCATCCCGCGTTTCTACGACCCCACGCAGGGGCGCATTCTCCTCGACGGTATCGATACGCGGGAGATTCGCCTCGCGTCGCTGCGCGCGCTGACGGGAATCGTGTCGCAGGACACGGTGCTGTTCAACGATACCGTGCGGGCCAACATCGCCTATGGCGCGCCGGGAAAGTACACGCCGGCGCAGGTGGAGGCGGCGGCGCGCGCGGCCAACGCGCACGACTTCATCGTCGCCCTCCCCGAAGGCTACGAGACGGTGCTGGGTGAGCGCGGCACGCGCCTCTCCGGCGGCCAGCGCCAGCGCCTCGCCATTGCGCGCGCCCTCCTTGCCGACCCGCCCATCCTCATCCTCGATGAAGCCACCTCGGCGCTCGACACCGAGAGTGAGCGCCTGGTGCAGGAGGCGATCGACCGGTTGCTGTCGGGGCGCACGGTCTTCGTCATCGCGCATCGCCTGTCCACCATCCAGCACGCCTCGCAGATCCTCGTGCTGGAGCGGGGGCTCGTGGTGGAGCGGGGGACGCACGACTCCCTGCTGTCGTTAGGCGGGACGTATCGCCGGCTGCACGCGCTGCAGTTCGCCGAGCGTGTGGCGGCGGGGGCGACCTGA
- a CDS encoding YebC/PmpR family DNA-binding transcriptional regulator gives MAGHSKWKQIKHYKAAADAKRGAKFTKLIREITVAAKFGGGDPSGNPRLRTAIETAKAASMPKENIERAVKKGTGELEGVDYVDVLYEAYGPGGVALMIQALTDNATRTVAEVRAKLSRGGGNMGTTNSVSFMFDRKGQIVVPASAMSEDAALEKALEAGAEDFVKEDDVFVISTAPADLHAVRSELEAVGLKATEAELSWIPKSTVRVEGEAAQTLLRLIEALEDLDDVQKVDANFEMDDAELEKA, from the coding sequence ATGGCCGGTCATAGCAAGTGGAAGCAGATCAAGCACTACAAGGCCGCGGCCGACGCCAAGCGCGGCGCGAAATTCACGAAGCTGATCCGGGAGATCACCGTCGCCGCGAAGTTCGGCGGCGGTGACCCCAGCGGAAACCCGCGCCTGCGTACGGCGATCGAAACGGCCAAGGCCGCGTCGATGCCGAAGGAGAACATCGAGCGCGCCGTGAAGAAGGGAACCGGCGAGCTGGAAGGCGTCGACTACGTGGATGTGCTGTACGAGGCGTATGGCCCCGGCGGCGTGGCGCTGATGATCCAGGCGCTCACCGACAACGCCACGCGCACCGTGGCCGAGGTCCGCGCCAAGCTCTCGCGCGGCGGCGGCAACATGGGAACCACCAACTCGGTCTCGTTCATGTTCGACCGGAAGGGACAGATCGTCGTCCCGGCGAGCGCGATGAGCGAGGACGCAGCGCTGGAGAAGGCGCTCGAGGCAGGTGCCGAGGACTTCGTGAAGGAGGACGACGTCTTCGTCATCTCCACCGCACCGGCCGACCTGCACGCCGTGCGCTCGGAGCTGGAAGCGGTCGGTCTCAAGGCGACCGAAGCCGAGCTGTCGTGGATCCCCAAGAGCACCGTGCGCGTGGAAGGCGAGGCCGCGCAGACGCTGCTCAGGCTCATCGAGGCGCTCGAGGACCTCGACGACGTGCAGAAGGTCGACGCGAACTTCGAGATGGACGATGCGGAGCTCGAGAAGGCGTGA
- a CDS encoding AAA family ATPase, translating into MSASDLIPPDDPTDDQGPPPDGEPQQPPARGEPARGEPARVLDAASYLEGIHAAGGTADTLSTGFPSVDALLGGGLRRGDLVVLAGDVGCGKTSLAMAIALRAAEAGRSVAFFSGEFSAERLLERALAVQGRARVDDLRHGRLDELSYAAVASAALAMRERAPLFAHLPPTGVAGLSDLLIEHLGLDLLVVDPVQSLARGALPMDEELAQAVRDLKGLAVRRDCAVILVSHLATSVRDRGDARPQLQDLGALGSLRQLADTVLAVYREELYETSRDVDGATELHVLKHRGGGTGYADLYFYKQWLRFEDMVEPDR; encoded by the coding sequence ATGTCCGCCTCCGACTTGATCCCCCCCGACGACCCCACCGACGACCAAGGTCCGCCTCCCGATGGCGAACCCCAGCAACCGCCGGCGCGCGGTGAGCCGGCGCGCGGTGAGCCGGCGCGCGTGCTGGACGCGGCCAGCTACCTGGAGGGGATCCATGCGGCTGGCGGCACGGCCGACACGCTGTCGACCGGCTTCCCCTCGGTCGACGCCTTGTTAGGCGGAGGCCTCCGGCGCGGCGATCTCGTTGTCCTGGCCGGCGACGTGGGCTGCGGCAAGACGTCGTTGGCCATGGCGATCGCACTCCGTGCGGCCGAGGCGGGGCGCAGCGTCGCCTTCTTCTCGGGGGAGTTCAGCGCCGAGCGGCTGCTGGAGCGCGCGCTCGCCGTACAAGGGAGGGCGCGCGTGGACGACCTGCGCCACGGCCGGCTCGACGAACTGTCGTATGCCGCCGTCGCCAGCGCCGCACTCGCGATGCGCGAGCGCGCACCGCTCTTCGCCCATCTCCCTCCCACCGGAGTGGCCGGGCTGTCCGACCTCCTCATCGAGCACCTCGGCCTCGACCTCCTCGTCGTCGACCCGGTGCAATCACTCGCCCGCGGCGCGCTCCCCATGGACGAGGAACTCGCGCAGGCGGTGCGCGACCTCAAGGGGCTCGCCGTGCGGCGCGACTGCGCGGTGATCCTCGTGTCGCACCTCGCCACGTCGGTTCGCGACCGCGGCGACGCGCGACCGCAGCTGCAGGACCTGGGCGCGTTAGGCTCGCTGCGCCAGCTCGCCGACACCGTCCTCGCCGTCTACCGCGAGGAGCTGTACGAGACGTCGCGCGACGTCGACGGCGCCACCGAGTTGCACGTCCTCAAGCATCGAGGCGGCGGGACCGGCTACGCCGACCTGTACTTCTACAAGCAATGGCTTCGCTTCGAGGACATGGTGGAGCCCGATCGCTGA